A DNA window from Camelina sativa cultivar DH55 chromosome 13, Cs, whole genome shotgun sequence contains the following coding sequences:
- the LOC104736630 gene encoding ferrochelatase-1, chloroplastic/mitochondrial-like — protein sequence MEATALSSGFHPLVKRNGYRVPRSSCSQRKFVSLVRCDLKDRSFGINKKLKPEGSSIAIRRLSFKTNVFEQARSVAGDTSFDDTTTAKTRSHVAEDKIGVLLLNLGGPETLNDVQPFLYNLFADPDIIRLPRPFQFLQGTIAKFISVVRAPKSKEGYAAIGGGSPLRKITDEQADAIQMALQAKNIAATVYVGMRYWYPFTEEAVQQIKKDKITRLVVLPLYPQYSISTTGSSIRVLQDLFRKDPYLAGVPVAIIESWYQRRGYVNSMADLIEKELQTFSDPKEVMIFFSAHGVPVSYVENAGDPYQKQMEECIYLIMEELKARGVPNNHKLAYQSRVGPVQWLKPYTDEVLVDLGKSGVKSLLAVPVSFVSEHIETLEEIDMEYRELALESGVENWGRVPALGLTPSFITDLADAVIESLPSAEALSKPNAAASDDSESSDAFSYIVKMFFGSILAFVLLLSPKMFHAFRNHII from the exons ATGGAAGCAACAGCGTTATCATCTGGGTTTCATCCTCTTGTGAAGCGTAACGGTTACAGGGTTCCAAG GTCATCATGTTCTCAGAGAAAGTTTGTATCTTTGGTTCGTTGCGATTTAAAAGATAGATCTTTTGGAATCAACAAGAAATTGAAACCTGAAGGGTCGTCTATTGCGATCCGTAGATTGAGTTTCAAGACTAATGTGTTTGAGCAAGCTCGTTCTGTAGCTGGAGACACTTCTTTTGATGATACTACTACAGCTAAAACACGTTCTCATGTTGCAGAAGATAAGATTGGTGTCTTGCTTTTGAATTTAGGTGGTCCTGAGACTCTTAATGATGTTCAACCTTTCTTGTATAATCTCTTTGCAGATCCG GATATTATACGGCTTCCTAGACCGTTTCAGTTTCTTCAAGGGACTATAGCTAAATTTATATCTGTAGTACGAGCACCGAAATCCAAAGAAGGGTATGCTGCTATTGGTGGTGGCTCTCCTTTGCGTAAAATAACTGATGAGCAAGCAGATGCTATTCAGATGGCGTTGCAAGCAAAGAACATTGCTGCTACTGTCTACGTTGGTATGCGGTATTGGTATCCATTCACTGAGGAAGCTGTTCAGCAG ATAAAGAAGGACAAAATTACAAGACTTGTTGTTCTACCATTGTACCCTCAGTATTCTATCTCCACGACGGGTTCAAGCATCCGCGTTCTCCAAGACTTATTCAG GAAAGATCCATACCTAGCTGGCGTGCCAGTTGCTATTATAGAGTCCTGGTACCAAAGGCGAGGCTATGTCAATTCCATGGCCGACCTCATTGAGAAGGAGCTTCAAACTTTCTCTGATCCTAAGGAG GTTATGATATTCTTCAGTGCCCATGGTGTTCCAGTCAGCTACGTAGAGAATGCTGGAGATCCATACCAGAAGCAGATGGAAGAGTGTATTTACTTGATAATGGAAGAGCTAAAAGCCAGAGGGGTTCCGAACAACCATAAATTGGCATACCAG AGTCGTGTTGGGCCTGTTCAGTGGCTGAAGCCGTACACTGATGAGGTTCTTGTTGACCTTGGTAAGAGTGGTGTTAAGAGTCTACTAGCTGTTCCAGTCAG TTTCGTGAGTGAGCACATTGAGACACTTGAAGAGATAGACATGGAATATAGGGAATTAGCTCTGGAGTCAGGGGTAGAGAACTGGGGACGGGTCCCAGCGCTAGGTCTCACGCCATCTTTCATCACCGACTTGGCTGATGCAGTGATAGAATCGCTTCCTTCAGCAGAAGCTTTGTCAAAGCCAAATGCAGCGGCCTCAGATGATAGCGAGTCGTCAGATGCTTTCAGTTACATTGTCAAGATGTTCTTCGGTTCGATTCTTGCTTTCGTATTGCTTCTCTCCCCAAAGATGTTCCATGCTTTCCGGAACCATATTATCTAG
- the LOC104736629 gene encoding histone deacetylase 2: MTDTRVISTWTEFTRNSAVYLLFTFLAIKVYKFLFCCNRTSEMSSFSMATHPEALRRERILNSKLYFDVPLSKVSIIYSSAYNISFLGIEKLHPFDSTKWGRVCKFLVSDGFLEEKSIVDPLEASVTDLLVVHSENYLNSLKSSATVARIAEVPPVAFFPNFLVQQKVLYPFRKQVGGTILAAKLATERGWAINIGGGFHHCTAERGGGFCAFADISLCVHFAFLRLRISRVMIIDLDAHQGNGHETDLGDDNRVYILDMYNPEIYPFDYRARRFIDQKVEVVSGTTTDDYLRKLDEALEVASRNFQPELVIYNAGTDILDGDPLGRLKISPDGITSRDEKVFRFAREKNIPLVMLTSGGYMQSSARVIADSIENLSRQGLIQTRPE, from the exons ATGACAGATACCCGAGTCATCTCGACCTGGACCGAGTTCACTCGCAACTCAGCCGTTTACTTGCTCTTCACGTTTCTCGCCATCAAAGTCTACAAATTTCTCTTCTGCTGTAATCGAACCTCCGAAATGTCATCGTTTTCGATGGCGACCCATCCGGAAGCTCTCCGGCGGGAGCGAATTCTCAACAGCAAACTCTACTTCGACGTCCCTCTTTCAAAG GTTTCGATCATCTATTCATCGGCATATAACATCTCCTTCTTGGGTATTGAGAAATT GCACCCATTTGATTCGACCAAGTGGGGTAGAGTTTGCAAGTTCCTTGTTTCAGATGGGTTTTTGGAGGAGAAATCAATCGTTGACCCTCTTGAAGCTTCAGTGACTGATCTTTTAGTG GTTCATTCGGAGAACTACCTAAACAGTTTGAAAAGCAGTGCTACTGTAGCTAGGATAGCCGAg GTTCCACCCGTTGccttttttcctaattttcttGTGCAGCAGAAAGTTCTTTACCCATTCCGTAAGCAG GTTGGTGGGACGATTCTGGCAGCCAAACTCGCAACAGAACGTGGATGGGCAATTAATATTGGAGGAGGTTTTCATCATTGTACTGCCGAGAGAGGAGGCGGCTTTTGTGCCTTCGCTGATATTTCTCTCTGTGTTCACTTTGCATTTCTTCGTTTAAGAATATCAAG GGTTATGATAATAGATCTTGACGCTCATCAAGGGAATGGCCACGAAACAGATCTTGGCGATGACA ATCGCGTTTACATTCTGGATATGTACAATCCCGAGATATACCCTTTC GATTATAGAGCTAGGAGATTTATCGATCAGAAGGTTGAGGTCGTG AGCGGGACCACCACTGACGACTatttgaggaagctagatgaaGCTCTTGAG GTTGCTTCGCGAAATTTCCAACCAGAGTTAGTGATTTACAATGCTGGGACTGATATCTTAGACGGAGACCCTCTGGGGCGTCTAAAG ATAAGCCCTGATGGTATAACAAGTAGAGACGAGAAAGTCTTCAGATTTGCAAGGGAAAAAAATATTCCTCTTGTGATGCTGACTTCAG GTGGGTACATGCAGTCTAGCGCCAGAGTTATTGCGGATTCCATTGAGAATCTCTCACGTCAAGGATTGATCCAGACACGGCCGGAATGA
- the LOC104738205 gene encoding histone deacetylase 2-like, with product MTDTRVISTWTEFTRNSAVYLLFTFLAIKVYKFLFCCNRTSEMSSFSMATHPEALRRERILNSKLYFDVPLSKVSIIYSSAYNISFLGIEKLHPFDSTKWGRVCKFLVSDGFLEEKSIVDPLEASVTDLLVVHSENYLNSLKSSATVARIAEVPPVAFFPNFLVQQKVLYPFRKQVEESYVALCL from the exons ATGACAGATACCCGAGTCATCTCGACCTGGACCGAGTTCACTCGCAACTCAGCCGTTTACTTGCTCTTCACGTTTCTCGCCATCAAAGTCTACAAATTTCTCTTCTGCTGTAATCGAACCTCCGAAATGTCATCGTTTTCGATGGCGACCCATCCGGAAGCTCTCCGGCGGGAGCGAATTCTCAACAGCAAACTCTACTTCGACGTCCCTCTTTCAAAG GTTTCGATCATCTATTCATCGGCATATAACATCTCCTTCTTGGGTATTGAGAAATT GCACCCATTTGATTCGACCAAGTGGGGTAGAGTTTGCAAGTTCCTTGTTTCAGATGGGTTTTTGGAGGAGAAATCAATCGTTGACCCTCTTGAAGCTTCAGTGACTGATCTTTTAGTG GTTCATTCGGAGAACTACCTAAACAGTTTGAAAAGCAGTGCTACTGTAGCTAGGATAGCCGAg GTTCCACCCGTTGccttttttcctaattttcttGTGCAGCAGAAAGTTCTTTACCCATTCCGTAAGCAGGTAGAAGAATCATATGTTGCTCTATGTCTTTGA
- the LOC104738204 gene encoding histone deacetylase 2-like — MKKEDANAEKVWLVFVYACFNSWMYLRCFLFLQDYRARRFIDQKVEVVSGTTTDDYLRKLDEALEVASRNFQPELVIYNAGTDILDGDPLGRLKISPDGITSRDEKVFRFAREKNIPLVMLTSGGYMQSSARVIADSIENLSRQGLIQTRPE, encoded by the exons ATGAAGAAGGAAGACGCAAATGCGGAGAAGGTCTGGTTAG TTTTTGTCTATGCTTGCTTTAACAGTTGGATGTATCTGCGCTGTTTTTTATTCTTACAGGATTATAGAGCTAGGAGATTTATCGATCAGAAGGTTGAGGTCGTG AGCGGGACCACCACTGACGACTatttgaggaagctagatgaaGCTCTTGAG GTTGCTTCGCGAAATTTCCAACCAGAGTTAGTGATTTACAATGCTGGGACTGATATCTTAGACGGAGACCCTCTGGGGCGTCTAAAG ATAAGCCCTGATGGTATAACAAGTAGAGACGAGAAAGTCTTCAGATTTGCAAGGGAAAAAAATATTCCTCTTGTGATGCTGACTTCAG GTGGGTACATGCAGTCTAGCGCCAGAGTTATTGCGGATTCCATTGAGAATCTCTCACGTCAAGGATTGATCCAGACACGGCCGGAATGA